A genomic stretch from Argiope bruennichi chromosome 2, qqArgBrue1.1, whole genome shotgun sequence includes:
- the LOC129962188 gene encoding activator of 90 kDa heat shock protein ATPase homolog 1-like, with protein MAKWGKGDPRRLVEDRPDAKNVNNWHWSEKNASYWSKEKLKKIFIGAKIQDEIAQCVIVEMTKCEGDAIVNNRKSKLIVFYDWVIEFKWIGSLKYDDSDVEGYIEIHNFSEDHDINDIKIRVHSETNGAKGEVIRDAIQEACVEVIRKNLKEYVTSLKEEFANELILPVKDNVQKDMFKCKKSIEKIKLFDETGSKTAKSDIFETCEISNTETFKCTAQEFYLAMTLKELVQAFTQSNCILETEEGGRFELFDGNVQGYFTKLVPYRLIEQKWRFRTWPEGHFSNVSIDINERSDCTEINIHHKDIPKDFLEFTREGWKKFYWDSMKRILGFGSFLL; from the coding sequence atggCTAAATGGGGAAAAGGTGATCCTCGACGGTTGGTTGAAGACCGGCCTGATGCAAAGAATGTTAACAACTGGCACTGGtctgaaaaaaatgcatcttaCTGGTCCaaagaaaagttaaagaaaatttttattggagCTAAGATACAAGATGAAATTGCTCAGTGTGTGATAGTAGAAATGACTAAATGCGAAGGTGATGCTATtgtaaataatagaaaatctaaattaatcGTTTTCTATGACTGGGTAATAGAGTTTAAATGGATTGGTTCTTTAAAATATGACGACTCTGATGTTGAAGGAtatattgaaattcataatttttcagaagaCCACGACATTAACGATATTAAAATCCGTGTGCATTCAGAAACAAATGGAGCCAAAGGAGAAGTTATCAGAGATGCAATTCAAGAAGCTTGCGTTGAAGTTATTCGTAAGAATCTGAAAGAATACGTAACTTCTTTGAAAGAAGAATTCGCAAATGAACTTATTTTGCCTGTGAAAGACAACGTACAAAAAGAcatgtttaaatgcaaaaaaagcatcgaaaaaattaaattatttgacgaAACAGGTTCAAAAACTGCTAAAAGTGATATCTTCGAAACTTGTGAAATAAGTAACACGGAAACATTTAAGTGCACTGCGCAGGAATTCTATTTAGCTATGACTTTGAAAGAATTAGTTCAAGCCTTTACTCAAAGTAATTGCATTTTAGAAACTGAAGAAGGAGGCAGATTCGAATTGTTTGATGGTAACGTTCAAGGTTATTTTACTAAACTTGTTCCGTATCGATTAATAGAGCAAAAATGGAGATTCAGAACTTGGCCTGAAGGACATTTTTCCAATGTGTCTATTGATATTAATGAAAGGTCAGattgtacagaaataaatattcaccACAAAGATATTCCAAAAGACTTTCTAGAATTTACGAGAGAAGGATGGAAGAAGTTTTATTGGGACAGCATGAAAAGAATTTTAGGTTTTGGAAGTTTTCTTCTATGA
- the LOC129961794 gene encoding uncharacterized protein LOC129961794, translating into MATDTPDGAPKESLYLVPSFTSDRWSDGIYDTETSIVSPSLVIKEDDLLTFDQREERETRSLVFEYQFKYAEKEYELLKKEFKNIEAKLSRQGASAAEHPFKEPKGVKKPSKTRDQKSSSESETEKDQSISPRKNTSRLTRSSKKP; encoded by the coding sequence ATGGCAACTGACACTCCAGATGGCGCTCCAAAAGAGTCTCTGTATCTCGTGCCTTCGTTTACCAGCGACAGGTGGAGTGATGGCATATACGATACGGAAACATCGATAGTGTCGCCATCGTTGGTCATCAAAGAGGACGATTTGCTGACTTTCGATCAGAGAGAAGAACGGGAAACGCGCTCCCTCGTCTTCGAATACCAATTCAAGTATGCCGAGAAAGAGTACGAATTgttgaaaaaggaatttaagaACATTGAAGCAAAGCTGAGTCGTCAAGGAGCTTCTGCTGCTGAACATCCTTTTAAAGAACCAAAAGGTGTGAAGAAACCTTCCAAAACACGAGATCAGAAGAGCTCATCAGAGTCGGAAACGGAAAAGGATCAGTCCATTTCACCCCGAAAGAACACTTCTCGACTTACAAGATCGAGTAAAAAGCCATGA
- the LOC129961586 gene encoding uncharacterized protein LOC129961586 isoform X2 has product MKHDKMEEKFAGNTSEATPHHIDSPPLMVSQPSPQEEQRVTSSSDRLPYVVACSPHQQRVSSTTDQRKSEGAKPQSLLMLLLETNEAEAMKKETATFHLEPEPENQPEPNI; this is encoded by the exons ATGAAACATGACAAGATGGAAGAAAAATTTGCTGGGAATACATCAGAAGCCACACCTCACCACATTGATTCCCCACCTTTAATGGTCAGCCAACCTTCACCACAAGAAGAACAAAGAGTAACTTCCTCGTCCGATAGGCTGCCGTATGTTGTCGCCTGCTCTCCTCATCAACAAAGGGTTAGTTCTACTACAGATCAAAGAAAATCCGAAGGCGCCAAACCTCAGAGTTTGTTAATGTTATTACTTGAAACCAATGAAGCAGAagcaatgaaaaaagaaa CTGCAACATTTCACCTTGAACCTGAACCCGAAAATCAACCAGAACCAAATATATAA
- the LOC129961586 gene encoding uncharacterized protein LOC129961586 isoform X3, whose protein sequence is MTTTIEIELMKHDKMEEKFAGNTSEATPHHIDSPPLMVSQPSPQEEQRVTSSSDRLPYVVACSPHQQRLQHFTLNLNPKINQNQIYNLSLRLVEY, encoded by the exons ATGACAACAACTATTGAA atTGAGTTGATGAAACATGACAAGATGGAAGAAAAATTTGCTGGGAATACATCAGAAGCCACACCTCACCACATTGATTCCCCACCTTTAATGGTCAGCCAACCTTCACCACAAGAAGAACAAAGAGTAACTTCCTCGTCCGATAGGCTGCCGTATGTTGTCGCCTGCTCTCCTCATCAACAAAGG CTGCAACATTTCACCTTGAACCTGAACCCGAAAATCAACCAGAACCAAATATATAATCTTAGCCTACGCCTCGTCGAATACTAG
- the LOC129961586 gene encoding uncharacterized protein LOC129961586 isoform X1 gives MTTTIEIELMKHDKMEEKFAGNTSEATPHHIDSPPLMVSQPSPQEEQRVTSSSDRLPYVVACSPHQQRVSSTTDQRKSEGAKPQSLLMLLLETNEAEAMKKETATFHLEPEPENQPEPNI, from the exons ATGACAACAACTATTGAA atTGAGTTGATGAAACATGACAAGATGGAAGAAAAATTTGCTGGGAATACATCAGAAGCCACACCTCACCACATTGATTCCCCACCTTTAATGGTCAGCCAACCTTCACCACAAGAAGAACAAAGAGTAACTTCCTCGTCCGATAGGCTGCCGTATGTTGTCGCCTGCTCTCCTCATCAACAAAGGGTTAGTTCTACTACAGATCAAAGAAAATCCGAAGGCGCCAAACCTCAGAGTTTGTTAATGTTATTACTTGAAACCAATGAAGCAGAagcaatgaaaaaagaaa CTGCAACATTTCACCTTGAACCTGAACCCGAAAATCAACCAGAACCAAATATATAA
- the LOC129961698 gene encoding uncharacterized protein LOC129961698, with protein sequence MSEESNVNVSSTEKGDLEDGTMNEDNSSKSTLHSEEPAPTEYVNEPTEQEHVQENRQPIEVVQSEDQNGSIALGSPETNIEPVDSTSEQQLTTSEASIETESSEKTNFDQPAVKSTSSEISISLVSSSDKALEEVSENIQLIYEGLKDMKISTQNNPGSASSTKGRKPASTPRAKSTPVKQLPSPPLTRSRSRDLRKFPSTPSSPGRSAGSDSDEVKRVRGRQRVKKD encoded by the coding sequence ATGTCAGAAGAAAGCAATGTCAATGTTTCATCTACTGAAAAAGGGGATCTCGAGGATGGGACAATGAATGAAGATAATTCTTCTAAGTCAACTTTGCATTCAGAAGAGCCGGCACCTACTGAATACGTTAATGAGCCAACTGAGCAAGAACACGTTCAAGAGAACAGACAACCAATTGAAGTTGTTCAATCTGAAGACCAAAATGGGTCAATTGCTCTTGGATCTCCAGAAACGAATATAGAACCAGTAGACTCTACTTCTGAGCAACAACTGACCACATCTGAAGCATCCATTGAAACCGAATCTTccgaaaaaacaaattttgaccaACCTGCTGTGAAGTCTACTTCCAGTGAAATATCCATATCTCTGGTTTCCTCTTCTGACAAGGCTTTAGAAGAAGTGTCTGAAAATATCCAGCTTATCTACGAAGGATTAAAAGATATGAAGATAAGTACACAGAATAATCCAGGATCGGCTTCAAGTACAAAAGGACGTAAGCCTGCATCAACTCCTCGTGCAAAAAGTACTCCAGTGAAACAACTGCCTTCTCCACCTCTCACTAGATCCAGGTCAAGAGATCTGAGGAAGTTTCCGTCTACCCCTTCTTCTCCTGGTCGATCAGCTGGCAGTGATTCAGATGAAGTAAAGAGAGTAAGAGGAAGGCAGAGAGTAAAAAAGGACTAA